In Rhodococcus sp. OK302, one genomic interval encodes:
- a CDS encoding alpha/beta fold hydrolase, giving the protein MLQVKLKRATIEYRVLGPDDSPYPPVLFIHGILVDHRLWMDVAEGLARKDFRCILPKLPLGSHTIPVDDSVDLTPGTVAEMIHDFIGALGLRDVTLVGNDTGGALCQLLVDAHPDSVGSLVLTNCDAFEKFPPFPFNVVFATMRGPRSIGLLSKLLKVAALRHSPLGYGLLVRRDDALTASWVEPISTDSRIAKNLATLLRGVGAMDLTDVATRLPRFTKPVTIVWGMADRAFTPVLGRRLAALFPDAAFVEVPGARTFVALDDPAAVIDAIVTAGART; this is encoded by the coding sequence ATGCTTCAAGTGAAGTTGAAACGAGCGACGATAGAGTATCGAGTGTTGGGTCCAGACGATTCGCCCTATCCCCCGGTGTTGTTCATTCATGGCATCCTCGTCGATCACAGGTTATGGATGGACGTTGCAGAAGGGCTTGCGCGCAAAGATTTCCGCTGCATACTCCCCAAACTTCCGCTTGGCTCCCACACGATTCCAGTCGACGACTCGGTGGATCTCACGCCCGGCACGGTCGCCGAAATGATCCACGACTTCATCGGCGCACTCGGCCTTCGCGACGTCACACTGGTGGGCAACGACACCGGCGGCGCCCTCTGCCAGCTCCTCGTGGACGCGCATCCCGACAGTGTCGGCAGCCTGGTACTGACCAACTGCGACGCGTTCGAGAAGTTCCCGCCGTTCCCGTTCAACGTCGTGTTCGCGACCATGCGTGGGCCGAGGTCGATCGGCCTCTTGTCCAAGTTGCTCAAGGTGGCAGCACTGCGCCATTCGCCGCTGGGTTACGGCTTGCTGGTCCGACGGGACGACGCGTTGACCGCATCGTGGGTCGAGCCGATAAGCACCGATTCACGAATCGCCAAAAACTTGGCGACGCTGTTGCGTGGGGTCGGAGCGATGGATCTCACCGACGTCGCCACCCGATTGCCGCGCTTCACCAAGCCGGTCACGATCGTGTGGGGAATGGCTGACCGTGCCTTTACGCCCGTGCTCGGCCGTCGGCTCGCGGCCCTGTTTCCGGACGCCGCGTTCGTCGAGGTTCCCGGTGCGAGGACATTCGTCGCGCTCGATGACCCTGCCGCCGTCATCGACGCGATCGTGACGGCGGGAGCGCGCACCTAG
- a CDS encoding multicopper oxidase family protein, giving the protein MIALRGRALVAVVVVSLTVALAACTSSDPAPGVGRNYGSDATPVDFKEPVKLSSEDGVLEVRLSAHQGAVPLDTASGPVSNFLLFGYEVLRGSASDGTTSASDVYPAPTLRVNPGERLIIHYDNDLQGLTIEDFYDPAFTPAGGKVPIYPPALASAPLNLHTHGVHVSPDGNADNVLLNIPAGQGNVYDYAVPGSMPNGLYWYHSHRHTLTAQQTYLGLAGLLEIGRPDGNLPIVTANDIPIRDMALQYNFVFDRKGKGQQLNDANWPQFVSTLVPPTGTELADGTYQPSLAPVNFSETTDGAQYFTNWYSGPLSPANHRGQNQFVPGNLQSFSSDSTNVPADPALPDNQRDVQYTVNGQFQPSLKLKPGQTEIWVLANISDFAYMPVTLTETATGTHPKFAIVGQDGNPFSQVQPPVDGDGTRLVIPPASRYAIAVTMPASGDLVLEMPPLEGAKPVSNPGILYTNNGTDNPPAELGTVTVDPSVISYADGFFTFPTQQLIRATPDQGEGRTTPFQYGQALDAYTSFVDTAPMNPDVTRSLTVSGGFGNDKASNSDPKAFTYEFADNTFPNIPLIQPRLNSVEEWKITNLNNDEHPMHIHVNDFQVMEVVDPVAGTTTGVQPWGIDNVNVPAPVTDENENALVPASVTLRTKFTEYTGTFVIHCHRLNHEDNGLMATVNVIPEVSTYAVAVPGSPGVPATVQIFDANGDRLVTTVTPFPSFEGTPSVAMADVNADMVLDLVVGTGPGVAPEVVAYNAVSGEPFTDELARFAPFAADFRGGVNVGGVDIDGNALADNIIVGSGPGMESQVKIYSTDLPADKKTTPAEFGSFTPYPGSSSGVTIATGMVDAHSGRASIVTAPGVGDEPWVKTFRYDLYQPTAAAAARGNADEHAGHADGPAMTSQFLAFDPSYRDGVSLSTGWVAGAEGGAKSIVTGMRGGEGTVRVFSSGSRLDGAPEMYLESPDHHSTDVAFREVASFDPFEGSSGVGVATTSTTVGADLLVSGPSEVRKFSVGRADPSATTLTATLVGTLPPYLSGAGALPLAGR; this is encoded by the coding sequence GTGATCGCTTTGCGGGGTAGGGCGCTTGTCGCGGTGGTAGTGGTGTCGCTGACGGTGGCGTTGGCCGCCTGCACATCCAGTGATCCGGCCCCCGGCGTAGGCAGGAATTACGGATCGGACGCCACACCCGTCGACTTCAAGGAACCCGTCAAACTCAGTAGCGAAGACGGTGTTCTCGAGGTGCGATTGTCTGCCCACCAAGGAGCAGTTCCACTCGATACAGCGTCGGGACCGGTGTCGAATTTTCTGCTCTTCGGCTATGAGGTTCTGCGCGGCAGTGCCTCCGACGGAACAACGTCGGCGAGCGACGTCTACCCGGCGCCGACGCTCCGAGTGAACCCTGGCGAGCGATTGATCATCCACTACGACAACGATTTACAGGGACTGACGATCGAAGATTTCTACGATCCGGCGTTCACTCCGGCGGGTGGGAAGGTTCCGATCTATCCGCCGGCGCTGGCGTCCGCGCCGCTGAACCTGCATACGCATGGAGTCCATGTCAGCCCGGACGGTAATGCCGACAACGTGTTGCTCAACATTCCGGCGGGTCAGGGGAACGTGTACGACTACGCGGTTCCGGGGTCCATGCCCAACGGCTTGTACTGGTACCACAGCCATCGCCACACCCTCACCGCCCAGCAGACGTATCTAGGACTGGCCGGACTACTCGAAATCGGTCGTCCCGACGGCAATTTGCCGATAGTGACCGCCAACGACATACCGATTCGCGATATGGCACTGCAGTACAACTTCGTATTCGACAGAAAGGGAAAGGGACAACAACTCAACGATGCGAACTGGCCACAGTTCGTTTCGACGCTGGTACCTCCGACGGGAACCGAACTTGCCGACGGCACCTACCAGCCGAGCCTGGCGCCAGTGAATTTCTCCGAGACAACTGACGGCGCACAGTATTTCACCAATTGGTACAGCGGACCGCTGTCGCCGGCCAATCATCGTGGACAGAATCAGTTTGTCCCGGGCAATCTGCAGAGCTTTTCCAGCGATTCCACGAATGTTCCAGCTGACCCGGCGTTGCCGGACAATCAACGCGATGTGCAGTACACAGTCAACGGGCAGTTTCAGCCATCGTTGAAGCTGAAGCCCGGGCAGACTGAAATCTGGGTCCTCGCAAATATCAGTGACTTCGCATATATGCCGGTCACATTGACGGAGACGGCAACGGGCACACATCCGAAGTTCGCGATTGTCGGGCAAGACGGTAATCCTTTCAGTCAGGTCCAGCCGCCAGTCGATGGTGACGGGACCAGGCTCGTTATTCCGCCGGCATCCCGATACGCGATTGCGGTCACGATGCCGGCATCCGGGGATCTCGTTCTGGAAATGCCGCCGCTCGAAGGCGCGAAACCGGTGAGCAATCCGGGGATTCTCTACACGAACAACGGCACGGACAATCCGCCGGCAGAACTCGGTACCGTCACAGTCGATCCGTCTGTGATCAGTTATGCCGATGGGTTTTTCACGTTCCCGACCCAGCAGTTGATTCGAGCCACCCCAGATCAGGGTGAGGGCAGGACGACGCCATTCCAGTACGGACAGGCGCTAGATGCGTACACGTCGTTCGTGGATACCGCACCGATGAACCCCGACGTGACGCGCTCGCTGACGGTCTCGGGCGGCTTCGGCAACGACAAGGCCAGCAACAGCGATCCGAAGGCTTTCACCTACGAATTCGCGGACAACACCTTTCCCAATATTCCCCTCATCCAACCGCGTTTGAATTCCGTCGAGGAATGGAAGATCACGAACCTCAACAACGACGAGCATCCGATGCACATTCATGTCAACGACTTTCAAGTCATGGAAGTAGTGGACCCTGTTGCCGGAACAACGACGGGAGTTCAGCCGTGGGGGATCGACAACGTCAATGTGCCCGCCCCGGTCACCGATGAGAACGAGAATGCGCTGGTGCCCGCGTCGGTGACCTTGCGTACCAAGTTCACTGAATACACCGGAACGTTTGTGATCCATTGCCATCGACTCAATCACGAGGACAACGGCCTCATGGCGACGGTCAACGTGATTCCGGAAGTCTCGACGTATGCGGTCGCTGTCCCGGGTTCTCCGGGCGTACCTGCGACAGTTCAGATCTTTGACGCCAACGGCGACAGGTTGGTCACGACCGTGACGCCGTTCCCATCGTTCGAGGGGACACCCAGCGTCGCGATGGCCGACGTGAATGCCGACATGGTGTTGGACCTCGTCGTCGGAACCGGACCGGGTGTGGCTCCGGAAGTGGTGGCGTACAACGCGGTTAGTGGCGAGCCATTCACCGATGAGTTGGCGCGCTTCGCTCCTTTCGCCGCAGACTTCCGCGGTGGTGTCAACGTCGGCGGCGTCGACATCGACGGTAATGCGTTGGCGGACAACATCATTGTCGGATCGGGTCCGGGAATGGAATCGCAGGTGAAGATATACTCGACTGATCTGCCCGCTGACAAGAAGACGACTCCGGCGGAATTCGGGTCATTTACGCCGTATCCAGGTTCGAGCAGCGGCGTCACGATTGCCACCGGAATGGTCGACGCGCATTCCGGTCGGGCCAGCATCGTTACAGCGCCGGGCGTGGGCGACGAACCGTGGGTGAAGACATTCCGCTACGACTTGTACCAACCCACGGCCGCAGCAGCCGCAAGAGGAAACGCCGACGAACATGCAGGTCATGCGGATGGGCCGGCTATGACGTCGCAGTTCTTGGCGTTCGATCCGAGCTATCGGGACGGAGTTTCTCTCTCGACGGGATGGGTGGCCGGTGCCGAGGGCGGAGCGAAGTCCATCGTGACCGGGATGCGTGGAGGCGAAGGAACGGTGCGTGTCTTCTCGAGTGGGTCACGACTAGATGGTGCGCCCGAGATGTATCTGGAGAGCCCAGATCACCACTCGACAGACGTCGCCTTCCGAGAAGTTGCGTCCTTCGATCCATTCGAGGGATCCTCGGGCGTCGGTGTTGCGACCACCAGTACCACGGTGGGTGCAGACCTTCTGGTCAGTGGGCCGTCCGAGGTACGCAAATTCAGTGTGGGGCGGGCAGATCCGTCGGCGACCACCCTCACAGCGACTCTCGTCGGAACCCTGCCGCCCTATCTTTCTGGCGCAGGCGCGCTGCCGCTCGCGGGTCGCTAG
- a CDS encoding ArsR/SmtB family transcription factor has product MVNVYRALDDETRRVILDELAASDGQTLFEICSMLTMRHNLSLTRQAISQHLGVLESAGLVMTERRGRSKFHYFNPEPLAEITRRWPAKTGTQ; this is encoded by the coding sequence GTGGTCAATGTCTATCGCGCTCTCGACGACGAGACGAGGCGTGTCATCCTCGACGAACTCGCCGCGAGCGACGGCCAGACTCTGTTCGAGATCTGCTCAATGCTCACGATGAGGCACAACCTCAGCCTCACCCGTCAGGCAATCTCTCAGCATCTCGGCGTCCTCGAATCGGCTGGGCTCGTCATGACCGAGCGTCGCGGACGTTCCAAGTTTCACTATTTCAATCCCGAGCCACTCGCCGAAATCACCCGCCGATGGCCCGCCAAGACAGGAACACAATGA
- a CDS encoding VOC family protein produces the protein MKIKLTSLFVDDQRAALAFYTDVLGFTKHHDIPLGDDSWLTVKSPEWPDGPELLLEPAKHPAVKPYRDALAEEGIPLAQFTVDDVEAEYARLTNLGVVFTQQPTDIGTAVVAVFDDTCGNLIQLIAMKPDVNPDH, from the coding sequence ATGAAAATCAAACTGACAAGCCTGTTCGTCGACGACCAACGAGCAGCCCTCGCCTTCTATACGGACGTCCTCGGCTTCACGAAGCATCATGACATTCCGCTCGGCGACGACTCCTGGCTCACGGTTAAGTCACCGGAATGGCCCGATGGCCCGGAACTCCTGCTCGAACCCGCCAAGCACCCCGCCGTCAAGCCGTACCGCGATGCGCTTGCCGAAGAAGGCATTCCGCTCGCACAGTTCACAGTCGACGACGTCGAGGCCGAATATGCCCGACTGACAAATTTGGGTGTTGTATTCACTCAGCAACCGACCGATATCGGCACCGCCGTCGTAGCCGTCTTCGACGACACCTGCGGCAACCTCATCCAGCTCATTGCAATGAAGCCGGACGTGAACCCCGATCACTGA
- a CDS encoding cation diffusion facilitator family transporter, whose amino-acid sequence MTHEARTMHGHGHAHGHSSRGFRSAIREVFSPHSHDATDSVDDALESSEIGIRAVKISLVVLSVTAVAQVAIVTISGSVALLADTIHNFSDALTAIPLWIAFALGTRAATRRYTYGFGRAEDLAGLFVLVMIAISALVAGVEAVRRLINPVEIEHLGWVAAAGLIGFIGNELVALYRIRVGRQIGSAALIADGLHARTDGFTSLAVLLGAGGVALGFPLADPIIGLVITVAIVAVLRSAARDVFRRLMDGVEPALVDEAQRALEHEPGVLGVRGLKMRWIGHRLHADAELDVDPRSTLAEAHAIAHSAEHTLTHAVPKLSSALVHAYPAHGSPSSTHRE is encoded by the coding sequence ATGACGCATGAGGCCAGGACGATGCACGGTCATGGCCACGCACATGGACACTCGTCGAGAGGCTTTCGATCCGCGATTCGTGAGGTCTTCTCGCCGCACAGTCACGACGCGACTGACAGTGTTGACGACGCACTCGAATCGAGTGAGATCGGCATTCGAGCCGTCAAGATCAGCCTTGTCGTTCTGAGTGTCACGGCGGTCGCGCAAGTCGCGATCGTGACGATCTCGGGTTCGGTGGCGTTGTTGGCGGACACTATTCACAACTTTTCCGACGCATTGACAGCCATACCGCTGTGGATTGCATTTGCGCTGGGAACGCGAGCGGCGACGCGTCGTTACACCTACGGCTTCGGCCGTGCCGAGGATTTGGCCGGACTGTTTGTGCTTGTCATGATCGCGATTTCTGCGTTGGTCGCGGGCGTTGAAGCGGTTCGGCGATTGATCAATCCTGTGGAGATCGAGCACCTGGGGTGGGTTGCGGCAGCCGGATTGATCGGCTTCATCGGTAACGAGTTGGTGGCGCTGTACCGGATCCGGGTCGGGCGGCAGATCGGTTCTGCTGCACTGATTGCCGACGGATTACATGCTCGCACCGACGGGTTCACTTCACTGGCTGTTCTGCTGGGTGCTGGGGGAGTTGCCCTCGGGTTTCCGTTGGCGGATCCGATTATCGGCCTCGTTATCACGGTTGCCATCGTGGCTGTTCTGCGTTCGGCGGCGCGCGATGTGTTCCGACGCCTGATGGACGGCGTAGAACCCGCGTTGGTTGACGAGGCTCAACGGGCATTGGAGCATGAGCCTGGTGTCCTGGGAGTTCGCGGACTGAAAATGCGGTGGATCGGTCACCGATTGCATGCCGATGCAGAACTCGACGTCGATCCTCGTTCGACGCTCGCCGAAGCGCACGCGATTGCGCACAGTGCGGAACACACACTGACACATGCAGTTCCGAAGCTATCGAGCGCGCTCGTTCATGCGTATCCAGCGCACGGTTCGCCGAGTTCTACCCATCGGGAGTGA
- a CDS encoding ArsR/SmtB family transcription factor, producing MNADSSVCRRKLPEDQVDLVVEVFRMLADATRVQILWALVDTERSVNDLAERVGKPAPSVSQHLAKLRMARLVRTRREGTTVFYRLENDHVRQLVTDAVFNAEHAGPGLPGHHRNAGELRKIHPERSPEATGEVGAS from the coding sequence ATGAACGCAGATAGTAGTGTTTGCCGTCGAAAGCTCCCCGAAGATCAGGTCGATCTGGTGGTCGAGGTCTTTCGGATGCTCGCCGACGCAACTCGTGTCCAAATTCTGTGGGCATTGGTCGACACGGAACGGTCCGTCAACGACCTTGCCGAGCGCGTTGGCAAGCCGGCGCCGTCAGTGTCACAACATTTGGCAAAACTGCGTATGGCGCGATTGGTTCGCACTCGCCGTGAAGGTACGACGGTATTCTACCGTCTCGAGAATGATCATGTGCGCCAACTGGTTACAGATGCAGTCTTCAATGCAGAGCATGCCGGGCCCGGACTGCCGGGGCATCATCGCAACGCCGGTGAACTCCGCAAAATCCATCCGGAAAGGTCGCCGGAGGCCACCGGAGAGGTTGGTGCGTCATGA
- a CDS encoding nitroreductase/quinone reductase family protein — MSTDDWNADIIATFRANEGQVGGPFEGAPMVLVHHRGRKSGREFISPMMYMADEQDSDTIYVFASKAGAPTNPDWYYNLVAAGQAEIEVGTEKYPVSVREVTGDKREKIFNLQASLYPGFAEYAAKTAGIRTIPVLALRRA; from the coding sequence ATGAGTACTGACGACTGGAACGCCGACATCATTGCCACTTTCAGAGCTAACGAAGGACAAGTGGGTGGGCCGTTCGAAGGCGCACCCATGGTGTTGGTCCATCACCGGGGCCGCAAGTCCGGGCGCGAGTTCATCAGCCCGATGATGTATATGGCCGACGAACAGGATTCCGACACCATCTACGTTTTTGCATCTAAAGCTGGAGCCCCCACCAACCCCGACTGGTACTACAACCTCGTTGCTGCGGGCCAGGCCGAGATTGAAGTCGGAACTGAAAAGTACCCGGTATCGGTGCGCGAAGTTACCGGCGACAAACGCGAGAAAATCTTCAACCTGCAGGCAAGTCTGTACCCAGGCTTCGCCGAATACGCTGCGAAGACTGCCGGCATCCGCACGATTCCGGTATTAGCTCTTCGCCGCGCTTGA
- a CDS encoding DUF2784 domain-containing protein, whose product MVYRVIEMATVFVHFGFVLYVVFGGFLAWKWRRTIAIHLAAVAWGAGSLVIGYDCPLTNLENWARRMAGISELPSTGFIAHYITGVFYPVSIEPIVQGVAAAVVVGSWLGYVLLGRHARAHTGASSIR is encoded by the coding sequence ATGGTGTATCGAGTCATCGAAATGGCGACGGTGTTCGTTCACTTCGGGTTTGTGCTGTACGTGGTGTTCGGCGGATTTCTTGCCTGGAAGTGGCGTCGTACCATTGCAATTCACCTCGCGGCGGTGGCCTGGGGTGCTGGGTCGCTGGTGATCGGATACGACTGCCCACTCACAAATCTGGAGAATTGGGCGCGCCGGATGGCCGGCATCTCCGAATTGCCATCCACCGGATTTATCGCGCACTACATCACCGGAGTCTTTTATCCGGTGAGTATCGAGCCGATTGTTCAGGGCGTGGCTGCGGCTGTCGTTGTCGGATCCTGGCTGGGGTATGTGTTGCTCGGGCGCCATGCAAGGGCACATACGGGAGCGTCGTCAATTCGGTGA
- a CDS encoding SRPBCC family protein, with product MADNEVDSLSLVARTLSALGGDVGKTRSLGMSRALTAPIATVWSAIAELDRIPLWFMAVSGEARPGGRYQLDGNAGGEILVCEAPRMLGITWEYGGDVSYVTIELSETASGGTLFDFTHVADVDLDRWTEYGPGAVGVGWDLGLLGLARHVELGINTPIETPEWSASSQAKAFMATSSDLWAQAAINSGDDPEEARAAAARTTAAYTA from the coding sequence ATGGCCGACAACGAAGTTGACTCCCTGTCACTGGTTGCTCGAACGCTGAGTGCGCTCGGTGGTGATGTAGGCAAGACTCGATCGCTCGGTATGTCGCGAGCGCTGACGGCACCGATCGCTACGGTGTGGTCTGCGATCGCAGAATTGGATCGTATCCCGCTGTGGTTCATGGCTGTTTCGGGAGAAGCGCGACCAGGCGGTCGCTATCAGCTCGACGGTAATGCCGGTGGCGAAATTCTGGTCTGTGAAGCCCCTCGCATGCTTGGTATCACCTGGGAGTATGGCGGGGATGTGAGCTATGTGACCATCGAGTTGTCCGAAACTGCAAGTGGTGGAACACTCTTCGACTTCACTCATGTGGCTGATGTTGATCTGGATCGGTGGACCGAATACGGGCCGGGTGCAGTCGGGGTGGGCTGGGATCTGGGGCTGCTTGGCTTGGCGCGTCATGTCGAACTGGGAATTAACACTCCCATCGAGACGCCGGAGTGGTCGGCGAGTAGCCAAGCAAAAGCATTTATGGCTACCAGCAGTGATCTGTGGGCCCAAGCTGCCATCAACTCCGGCGATGATCCCGAAGAAGCGCGCGCCGCGGCCGCTCGAACTACTGCCGCCTACACCGCGTAA
- the hisI gene encoding phosphoribosyl-AMP cyclohydrolase, with product MSLDPAIAAKLKRNDAGLFSAVAQEKSTGDVLMVAWMDDEALARTLETRKGTYYSRSRQQYWVKGETSGHTQYVHEVRLDCDGDSILLIVDQEGAACHTGTHSCFDTDVLLAAE from the coding sequence ATGAGTCTTGATCCCGCAATTGCAGCGAAGCTGAAGCGAAACGATGCCGGACTGTTCAGCGCGGTCGCGCAGGAAAAGTCCACCGGAGATGTTCTGATGGTTGCGTGGATGGACGACGAAGCGCTCGCACGGACTCTGGAAACACGCAAGGGAACGTACTACTCGCGTTCGCGTCAGCAGTACTGGGTCAAGGGTGAAACGTCGGGCCACACCCAGTACGTCCATGAAGTACGTCTGGACTGCGACGGGGATTCGATCCTGCTCATCGTCGATCAGGAAGGCGCGGCCTGCCACACCGGCACGCACAGCTGTTTCGATACCGACGTGCTGCTCGCTGCTGAATAG